A stretch of Eleutherodactylus coqui strain aEleCoq1 chromosome 2, aEleCoq1.hap1, whole genome shotgun sequence DNA encodes these proteins:
- the LOC136610328 gene encoding uncharacterized protein translates to MPPPSTHSTIMPPPSTHTTVIAPPSTHTTVIAPPSTHSPVNTTPRSTHSPVIPPPSTHSTIIPPPSTHSTVIAPPSTHSTDITPPSTNSTVIPPPSTHFTVIPPPSTHTTVIPPPSTHSTIIPPPSTNSTVIPPPSTHFTVIPPPSTHSTDIAPPSTNSTVIPPPSTHFTVIPPPSTHSTIIPPPSTNSTVIPPPSTHFTVIPPPSTRSTVIAPPSTHSTVIAPPSTNSTVIPPPSTNSTVIPPPSTRSTVIAPPSTHFKV, encoded by the exons ATGCCTCCACCCAGCACTCACTCTACAATTATGCCTCCACCCAGCACTCACACTACAGTCATAGCTCCACCCAGCACTCACACTACAGTCATAGCTCCACCCAGCACTCACTCTCCAGTCA ACACaactccacgcagcacacactcTCCAGTCATACCTCCACCCAGCACTCACTCTACAATTATACCTCCACCCAGCACTCACTCTACAGTCATAGCTCCACCCAGCACTCACTCTACAGACATAACTCCACCCAGCACTAACTCTACAGTCATACCTCCACCCAGCACTCACTTTACAGTCATACCTCCACCCAGCACTCACACTACAGTCATACCTCCACCCAGCACTCACTCTACAATTATACCTCCACCCAGCACTAACTCTACAGTCATACCTCCACCCAGCACTCACTTTACAGTCATACCTCCACCCAGCACTCACTCTACAGACATAGCTCCACCCAGCACTAACTCTACAGTCATACCTCCACCCAGCACTCACTTTACAGTCATACCTCCACCCAGCACTCACTCTACAATTATACCTCCACCCAGCACTAACTCTACAGTCATACCTCCACCCAGCACTCACTTTACAGTCATACCTCCACCCAGCACTCGCTCTACAGTCATAGCTCCACCCAGCACTCACTCTACAGTCATAGCTCCACCCAGCACTAACTCTACAGTAATACCTCCACCCAGCACTAACTCTACAGTCATACCTCCTCCCAGCACTCGCTCTACAGTCATAGCTCCACCCAGCACTCATTTTAAAGTCTAA